Proteins co-encoded in one Ziziphus jujuba cultivar Dongzao chromosome 9, ASM3175591v1 genomic window:
- the LOC107426769 gene encoding uncharacterized protein LOC107426769 isoform X6, with product MDPFEDLFSEPSATVAARVGQKFKPKAKPRPRKETSASVPLVVTSDTKGKVEILCATSSETTKSTLPVGVVDDGLEIPHGSCLAITAANGTTEALENCEDFLSSGLKDITETKNDSTDVVAPNWHLGFVDGSHQEVAASNIGVNEHSGFRKPESEADLLHLNVDPFTDNNVEPDASNLRAGSEQETFPSIPSTLPDTIEEEPVGLDSLEFSQHGDVGKSAKKVDSVQFDSDPFGDILFEPATSNTCTSHKFRPKPKPQPRKGSPTAVASTLPSVMGSPNLDTVQSVQSVDVGKGRLADQGESSLATSEILGRKEPLKSIEDPCSSVLLSDTSRSLLLGDSSQSLPVDALQPEVPVLDGSGDWHSSFGKPVGENADFFSGLECLDDFLTQPTSGMARDAIKSHCKVDMDIQHKNKFSTSFCVNNDGKDSISHSEVETLSEENSCAPAHGSIVVCDAAQSQTCSDYDTTQDPVSCNGALVSDKYDEAQIGNGRSMTKVTGSLFDFETLDAISEDTMASGKRAAKFQPKPKLKKGKEKPLGVESARHVQAEHLVSFETRCMREGSIPHLEVLDDTSARFGDSVALGSTSEIQGNSEPKNVAEITRSGDDILGDVMNSEDAPDMPEEVINKSGTQKAFTESIPLRKHKTSSTNSEGIEGEKSSRELRKRSAQQLVDEPVDEACEPPSISNTDVDEDDDDEYRENRPSQKKKTPRKPKKPLPESDKPVRKRTKANEAPDQSTKVPPKKFSHSTRRNRRHVNKDLLDMPEDEIDPQKLSIKDLILLAEHRERLAIKEASKSNTTQANQSSENFLNKEASHNEEDSFASEHDRYSEDGQESCGIKPSSSYINYQSFMNRTPTTRWSKQDTELFYQEGR from the exons ATGGATCCTTTTGAAGATTTATTTTCTGAGCCTTCTGCCACTGTTG cAGCTCGGGTGGGTCAAAAGTTTAAACCCAAGGCCAAACCTCGGCCTAGAAAAGAAACATCTGCATCTGTTCCTTTGGTGGTAACTAGTGATACAAAGGGAAAGGTTGAAATACTTTGTGCTACTAGCTCAGAAACGACAAAATCCACTCTGCCTGTTGGTGTGGTGGATGATGGATTGGAAATCCCACATGGTTCTTGTTTAGCTATCACAGCTGCTAATGGGACTACAGAGGCACTAGAAAATTGTGAAGATTTCTTATCAAGTGGTCTAAAGGATATAACAGAAACAAAAAACGACTCAACCGATGTTGTTGCCCCTAATTGGCATCTTGGTTTTGTTGATGGTTCCCATCAGGAGGTTGCAGCATCCAACATAGGTGTCAATGAGCATTCTGGATTTAGAAAACCTGAAAGTGAG GCTGACCTTTTGCACCTTAACGTCGATCCTTTCACTGACAATAATGTGGAGCCAGATGCAAGTAACC TTAGGGCAGGTAGCGAACAGGAAACTTTTCCATCAATCCCTTCAACTCTTCCTGATACAATAGAGGAAGAGCCAGTTGGCTTGGACAGTTTGGAATTttctcaacatggtgatgtTGGAAAATCAGCAAAGAAG GTAGATTCTGTACAGTTCGATTCGGACCCTTTTGGTGATATTCTCTTTGAGCCTGCCACAAGCAACA CTTGCACTAGTCACAAGTTTCGACCCAAGCCAAAGCCACAGCCTAGAAAGGGATCACCTACAGCAGTTGCTTCAACTCTGCCAAGTGTGATGGGAAGTCCCAACTTAGATACTGTACAGTCTGTTCAGTCTGTTGATGTTGGAAAGGGTAGATTAGCTGATCAAGGTGAATCGTCTTTAGCTACGTCAGAGATCCTTGGGAGGAAAGAGCCATTGAAAAGTATTGAGGATCCATGTTCAAGTGTTTTATTGTCCGATACCAGCAGAAGCTTGTTATTAGGTGACTCTTCTCAATCACTTCCTGTGGATGCTCTGCAACCGGAGGTTCCAGTTCTTGATGGAAGTGGAGATTGGCATTCTAGCTTTGGAAAACCTGTGGgagag aaTGCAGACTTCTTTTCTGGACTTGAATGTCTTGATGATTTTCTTACTCAACCTACAAGTGGAATGG CAAGGGATGCTATCAAGTCCCATTGTAAGGTAGATATGGATATCCAGCACAAAAACAAGTTCTCAACATCTTTTTGTGTCAATAATGATGGTAAAGATTCTATTTCACACTCAGAAGTGGAAACTCTTTCAGAGGAAAATTCTTGTGCTCCAGCACATGGATCCATTGTGGTATGTGATGCTGCACAATCTCAAACTTGTTCTGATTATGACACTACCCAAGATCCAGTGTCCTGTAATGGAGCTCTTGTCTCCGATAAATATGATGAAGCTCAGATTGGTAATGGAAGGTCAATGACAAAG GTAACTGGATCCTTGTTCGACTTTGAAACTCTAGATGCTATATCTGAGGACACTATGGCATCTG GAAAACGTGCTGCCAAATTTCAACCCAAGCCCAAATTGAAAAAGGGGAAAGAGAAACCTTTGGGAGTTGAGTCTGCTAGACATGTGCAAGCTGAACATTTGGTTTCTTTTGAAACTCGATGCATGCGTGAGGGTTCAATTCCTCACTTAGAAGTTCTTGATGACACatctgcaagatttggtgattCAGTTGCTTTGGGTTCAACCTCTGAAATCCAAGGCAATTCAGAACCAAAAAATGTTGCAGAAATTACCCGTTCAGGTGATGACATTTTGGGGGATGTCATGAATTCAGAGGATGCTCCTGATATGCCTGAAGAAGTG ATTAATAAGAGCGGAACTCAAAAAGCTTTTACAGAATCAATTCCACTGAGGAAGCACAAAACATCTTCCACTAATAGTGAGGGAATTGAAGGTGAGAAGTCATCTAGGGAGCTAAGGAAGCGATCAGCTCAACAGCTTGTTGATGAGCCAGTAGATGAAGCTTGTGAACCTCCCAGTATTTCTAATACAGATgtagatgaggatgatgatgatgaatataGAGAAAATAGACCATCTCAGAAGAAAAAGACTCCAAGAAAGCCTAAAAAACCTTTACCTGAAAGTGATAAACCAGTCCGTAAGCGTACAAAAGCAAATGAAGCACCTGATCAGTCAACCAAAGTACCTCCTAAAAAGTTCTCCCATTCAACTCGCCGAAACAGAAGGCATG TGAACAAGGATTTGCTTGACATGCCAGAGGATGAAATTGACCCCCAAAAATTATCTATCAAGGATCTCATTCTCCTCGCAGAGCATAGGGAGCGCCTAGCG ATTAAAGAGGCATCAAAGTCTAACACAACTCAAGCCAATCAAAG TTCTGAAAATTTCCTTAACAAAGAAGCTTCTCACAATGAAGAGGATAGCTTTGCTTCGGAACACGACAGATACTCCGAAGATGGCCAAGAAAGTTGTGGCATTAAGCCAAGTTCCTCGTACATCAATTACCAGTCATTCATGAACAGAACACCCACTACAAGATGGTCAAAACAAGATACAGAACTTTTTTATCAG GAAGGAAGATAA
- the LOC107426769 gene encoding uncharacterized protein LOC107426769 isoform X7, which translates to MDPFEDLFSEPSATVAARVGQKFKPKAKPRPRKETSASVPLVVTSDTKGKVEILCATSSETTKSTLPVGVVDDGLEIPHGSCLAITAANGTTEALENCEDFLSSGLKDITETKNDSTDVVAPNWHLGFVDGSHQEVAASNIGVNEHSGFRKPESEADLLHLNVDPFTDNNVEPDASNLRAGSEQETFPSIPSTLPDTIEEEPVGLDSLEFSQHGDVGKSAKKVDSVQFDSDPFGDILFEPATSNTCTSHKFRPKPKPQPRKGSPTAVASTLPSVMGSPNLDTVQSVQSVDVGKGRLADQGESSLATSEILGRKEPLKSIEDPCSSVLLSDTSRSLLLGDSSQSLPVDALQPEVPVLDGSGDWHSSFGKPVGENADFFSGLECLDDFLTQPTSGMARDAIKSHCKVDMDIQHKNKFSTSFCVNNDGKDSISHSEVETLSEENSCAPAHGSIVVCDAAQSQTCSDYDTTQDPVSCNGALVSDKYDEAQIGNGRSMTKVTGSLFDFETLDAISEDTMASGKRAAKFQPKPKLKKGKEKPLGVESARHVQAEHLVSFETRCMREGSIPHLEVLDDTSARFGDSVALGSTSEIQGNSEPKNVAEITRSGDDILGDVMNSEDAPDMPEEVINKSGTQKAFTESIPLRKHKTSSTNSEGIEGEKSSRELRKRSAQQLVDEPVDEACEPPSISNTDVDEDDDDEYRENRPSQKKKTPRKPKKPLPESDKPVRKRTKANEAPDQSTKVPPKKFSHSTRRNRRHVNKDLLDMPEDEIDPQKLSIKDLILLAEHRERLAIKEASKSNTTQANQRIGRWWPHGENFEFP; encoded by the exons ATGGATCCTTTTGAAGATTTATTTTCTGAGCCTTCTGCCACTGTTG cAGCTCGGGTGGGTCAAAAGTTTAAACCCAAGGCCAAACCTCGGCCTAGAAAAGAAACATCTGCATCTGTTCCTTTGGTGGTAACTAGTGATACAAAGGGAAAGGTTGAAATACTTTGTGCTACTAGCTCAGAAACGACAAAATCCACTCTGCCTGTTGGTGTGGTGGATGATGGATTGGAAATCCCACATGGTTCTTGTTTAGCTATCACAGCTGCTAATGGGACTACAGAGGCACTAGAAAATTGTGAAGATTTCTTATCAAGTGGTCTAAAGGATATAACAGAAACAAAAAACGACTCAACCGATGTTGTTGCCCCTAATTGGCATCTTGGTTTTGTTGATGGTTCCCATCAGGAGGTTGCAGCATCCAACATAGGTGTCAATGAGCATTCTGGATTTAGAAAACCTGAAAGTGAG GCTGACCTTTTGCACCTTAACGTCGATCCTTTCACTGACAATAATGTGGAGCCAGATGCAAGTAACC TTAGGGCAGGTAGCGAACAGGAAACTTTTCCATCAATCCCTTCAACTCTTCCTGATACAATAGAGGAAGAGCCAGTTGGCTTGGACAGTTTGGAATTttctcaacatggtgatgtTGGAAAATCAGCAAAGAAG GTAGATTCTGTACAGTTCGATTCGGACCCTTTTGGTGATATTCTCTTTGAGCCTGCCACAAGCAACA CTTGCACTAGTCACAAGTTTCGACCCAAGCCAAAGCCACAGCCTAGAAAGGGATCACCTACAGCAGTTGCTTCAACTCTGCCAAGTGTGATGGGAAGTCCCAACTTAGATACTGTACAGTCTGTTCAGTCTGTTGATGTTGGAAAGGGTAGATTAGCTGATCAAGGTGAATCGTCTTTAGCTACGTCAGAGATCCTTGGGAGGAAAGAGCCATTGAAAAGTATTGAGGATCCATGTTCAAGTGTTTTATTGTCCGATACCAGCAGAAGCTTGTTATTAGGTGACTCTTCTCAATCACTTCCTGTGGATGCTCTGCAACCGGAGGTTCCAGTTCTTGATGGAAGTGGAGATTGGCATTCTAGCTTTGGAAAACCTGTGGgagag aaTGCAGACTTCTTTTCTGGACTTGAATGTCTTGATGATTTTCTTACTCAACCTACAAGTGGAATGG CAAGGGATGCTATCAAGTCCCATTGTAAGGTAGATATGGATATCCAGCACAAAAACAAGTTCTCAACATCTTTTTGTGTCAATAATGATGGTAAAGATTCTATTTCACACTCAGAAGTGGAAACTCTTTCAGAGGAAAATTCTTGTGCTCCAGCACATGGATCCATTGTGGTATGTGATGCTGCACAATCTCAAACTTGTTCTGATTATGACACTACCCAAGATCCAGTGTCCTGTAATGGAGCTCTTGTCTCCGATAAATATGATGAAGCTCAGATTGGTAATGGAAGGTCAATGACAAAG GTAACTGGATCCTTGTTCGACTTTGAAACTCTAGATGCTATATCTGAGGACACTATGGCATCTG GAAAACGTGCTGCCAAATTTCAACCCAAGCCCAAATTGAAAAAGGGGAAAGAGAAACCTTTGGGAGTTGAGTCTGCTAGACATGTGCAAGCTGAACATTTGGTTTCTTTTGAAACTCGATGCATGCGTGAGGGTTCAATTCCTCACTTAGAAGTTCTTGATGACACatctgcaagatttggtgattCAGTTGCTTTGGGTTCAACCTCTGAAATCCAAGGCAATTCAGAACCAAAAAATGTTGCAGAAATTACCCGTTCAGGTGATGACATTTTGGGGGATGTCATGAATTCAGAGGATGCTCCTGATATGCCTGAAGAAGTG ATTAATAAGAGCGGAACTCAAAAAGCTTTTACAGAATCAATTCCACTGAGGAAGCACAAAACATCTTCCACTAATAGTGAGGGAATTGAAGGTGAGAAGTCATCTAGGGAGCTAAGGAAGCGATCAGCTCAACAGCTTGTTGATGAGCCAGTAGATGAAGCTTGTGAACCTCCCAGTATTTCTAATACAGATgtagatgaggatgatgatgatgaatataGAGAAAATAGACCATCTCAGAAGAAAAAGACTCCAAGAAAGCCTAAAAAACCTTTACCTGAAAGTGATAAACCAGTCCGTAAGCGTACAAAAGCAAATGAAGCACCTGATCAGTCAACCAAAGTACCTCCTAAAAAGTTCTCCCATTCAACTCGCCGAAACAGAAGGCATG TGAACAAGGATTTGCTTGACATGCCAGAGGATGAAATTGACCCCCAAAAATTATCTATCAAGGATCTCATTCTCCTCGCAGAGCATAGGGAGCGCCTAGCG ATTAAAGAGGCATCAAAGTCTAACACAACTCAAGCCAATCAAAG GATTGGACGATGGTGGCCTCATGGGGAAAATTTTGAGTTTCCATGA
- the LOC107406434 gene encoding bZIP transcription factor 11 — MASSSGTSSGSSSMIQNSGSEEDLQALMDQRKRKRMISNRESARRSRMRKQKHLDDLTAQVAKLTKDNNEIKTNIDITAKHFLTIESENSILRAQVGELSHRLQSLDEIIRFLNANTYNDVFGSAGGADYSTTSSGTSSFNEPIVDSFFNPLNLSYLNQPIVASAELFQC; from the coding sequence ATGGCTTCCTCAAGTGGTACATCTTCAGGGTCATCATCTATGATTCAGAACTCAGGTTCTGAGGAAGATTTACAGGCTTTGATGGAtcagaggaagaggaagagaatgATATCAAACAGGGAATCTGCAAGGAGATCAAGGATGAGGAAACAGAAACACCTTGATGATCTGACGGCTCAGGTGGCCAAGCTCACAAAGGACAACAATGAGATCAAAACAAACATCGACATCACCGCCAAGCATTTCCTGACCATTGAGTCTGAGAACTCCATTCTCAGAGCTCAAGTGGGTGAGCTTAGTCACAGACTTCAGTCTTTGGATGAGATTATCAGGTTCTTGAATGCAAACACGTATAATGATGTCTTTGGATCAGCTGGTGGTGCAGATTATTCAACAACAAGCAGTGGCACAAGTAGCTTCAATGAGCCAATTGTTGACAGCTTCTTCAACCCATTGAATCTGTCATATTTGAATCAGCCTATTGTGGCTTCTGCTGAATTGTTTCAGTGTTAG